A window from Helicobacter pylori NQ4053 encodes these proteins:
- a CDS encoding outer membrane beta-barrel protein, protein MKTLFSIIYLFLSLNLLFLEANEITWSKFLENFKNKNDDDKPKPLTIEKNNEKQQILDKNQQILKRALEKSLKFFFIFGYNYSQATFSTSNQTLTLVANSIGFNTATGLEHFLRNHPKVGFRIFSVYNYFHSVSLSQPQILMVQNYGGALDFSWIFVDKNIYRFRSYLGIALEQGVLLVDTIKTGAITTIIPRTKKTFFQAPFRFGFIVDFIGYLSLQLGIEMPLVRNVFYTYNNHQERFKPRFNANLSLIVSF, encoded by the coding sequence TTGAAAACTCTATTCAGTATTATTTATCTCTTTTTATCGTTGAATTTACTCTTTTTAGAAGCTAATGAAATCACTTGGTCTAAATTCTTAGAAAACTTTAAAAACAAGAATGACGATGACAAACCTAAACCCCTAACTATTGAAAAAAACAATGAAAAACAGCAAATCCTAGACAAAAACCAGCAAATCTTAAAAAGGGCTTTGGAAAAAAGCCTTAAATTTTTCTTTATTTTTGGATACAACTATTCGCAAGCCACTTTTTCAACTTCTAATCAAACCTTGACTCTTGTAGCCAATAGCATAGGGTTTAACACCGCTACCGGTTTAGAGCATTTTTTAAGAAACCACCCTAAAGTCGGTTTTAGAATCTTTAGCGTCTATAACTATTTCCATTCTGTTTCGCTCTCTCAGCCTCAAATCCTAATGGTGCAAAATTACGGAGGCGCGTTAGATTTTTCTTGGATTTTTGTAGATAAAAATATTTATCGCTTTAGGAGTTATTTAGGAATCGCTTTAGAACAAGGGGTGTTATTAGTGGATACGATTAAAACCGGTGCGATCACAACCATCATTCCTAGAACCAAGAAAACCTTTTTCCAAGCCCCTTTTCGTTTTGGTTTTATCGTGGATTTTATCGGCTATTTGTCCTTGCAATTAGGGATTGAAATGCCTTTAGTGAGGAATGTTTTTTACACCTACAACAACCATCAAGAAAGATTCAAACCACGATTTAACGCTAATCTTTCTTTAATCGTTTCGTTTTAA